The Blastopirellula retiformator genome includes a region encoding these proteins:
- a CDS encoding LOG family protein: MDGKRVHENLSMILKSPTYKMAELDTDFLQSDELRAVRMELEYLKPELAFRRLNIRSTVIVFGGTQIVEQHVAEERLEKAKMLLDAAPTDPQRMRDVARAERILAKSHYYEEARLFSHICSTNCHIDGHCDYVVVTGGGPGVMEAANRGAFESEAPSVGLNITLPDEQHPNPYITPDLCFLFHYFAMRKMHFLVRAKALVVFPGGFGTLDELFDALTLRQTGCMQDIPIILYGSEYWNNVVNFQYLADEGVIRDSHLDLISFADSPSQAWDIIAKFHNHPTPCEKAE, from the coding sequence GTGGATGGAAAACGGGTGCACGAAAACCTGTCGATGATTTTGAAGTCTCCTACCTACAAGATGGCGGAGCTGGATACTGACTTCCTGCAAAGCGACGAGCTGCGGGCCGTCCGAATGGAGCTGGAGTACTTGAAGCCGGAACTCGCGTTCCGTCGGCTCAATATTCGTTCGACGGTGATCGTGTTTGGCGGTACGCAGATCGTCGAACAGCACGTGGCGGAAGAACGCCTGGAGAAAGCGAAGATGCTGCTGGACGCCGCGCCGACCGATCCACAGAGGATGCGCGACGTTGCCCGCGCCGAACGGATCTTGGCCAAGTCGCACTATTACGAAGAGGCCCGCCTGTTCTCGCACATCTGTTCGACCAACTGTCACATCGACGGTCATTGCGACTATGTCGTCGTCACCGGCGGCGGCCCAGGCGTGATGGAAGCCGCCAATCGAGGCGCGTTCGAGTCCGAGGCGCCTTCGGTCGGGCTCAACATCACGTTACCTGATGAACAGCATCCCAACCCGTACATCACGCCGGATCTTTGTTTCTTGTTCCATTATTTCGCCATGCGTAAGATGCACTTCCTGGTGCGGGCCAAGGCGCTGGTCGTCTTCCCAGGCGGATTTGGGACGCTGGACGAACTGTTTGACGCCCTGACGCTGCGGCAGACCGGTTGCATGCAAGATATCCCGATCATCTTGTACGGATCGGAATACTGGAACAACGTCGTCAACTTTCAGTATTTGGCTGACGAAGGAGTGATTCGGGATTCGCACTTGGATCTGATCAGCTTCGCCGATTCTCCCTCCCAGGCCTGGGACATCATCGCCAAGTTTCATAATCATCCCACTCCGTGCGAAAAGGCCGAATGA
- a CDS encoding peroxiredoxin family protein, translating to MSLTTLAFAAIMTSGLAAEELKVGAVAPSFEVETVNEGMIKLDDFRGKKLVLAFNRAHWCPYCMKQIKDIQANYGKIKEAGAEVLVIFREEEDGEKGLEEVKKTTGAEFPLGLDLTAVETKPYSQEGFTTYVIDAEGKISQVLPGTKPDRPLANKILSALK from the coding sequence ATGTCGCTCACAACTTTGGCCTTCGCCGCTATCATGACCAGCGGTCTCGCAGCCGAAGAGTTGAAGGTAGGCGCCGTCGCGCCCAGTTTTGAAGTTGAAACGGTCAACGAGGGCATGATCAAGCTCGACGACTTCCGCGGCAAGAAGCTGGTGCTCGCCTTCAATCGCGCTCATTGGTGCCCTTACTGCATGAAGCAGATCAAAGACATTCAAGCCAACTACGGCAAAATCAAAGAAGCAGGCGCCGAGGTGCTGGTGATCTTCCGAGAAGAGGAAGATGGCGAAAAGGGTTTGGAAGAAGTGAAGAAGACTACCGGAGCCGAGTTCCCGCTGGGACTGGACCTGACGGCGGTCGAAACCAAGCCGTACAGCCAGGAAGGGTTCACCACCTACGTGATCGACGCCGAAGGAAAGATCTCGCAGGTCTTGCCGGGGACGAAACCGGATCGCCCGCTGGCGAACAAGATTTTGTCAGCGCTGAAGTAA
- a CDS encoding TlpA family protein disulfide reductase has product MRKFHFLPWLPYMAVSSAACAVLSFAGCGGGGDAPAANVPAPAANSAADNSTPPAATQAANPVRPAQVSAPATGNPAATQNPKAGGTNQLAMKQPGDGAAPVMPAPISAAELDAQVDINKVPQNDPVELLRYMKAVGETSFPNTASQEELHGFANKVYTNTMEAADRLLALPNATSEQRRDALQFKFHSYEVLAKINPDQAEKLIADRTALAQKLTQDPDRMIRTFGMLYMFEYMLQDFASGKQELGSMVKEDALAIIGDPAASTQHLQVAMNAANVFGQMGHSDVAVEILTNARQTFARSQDKELADASAGLDDHILQWKIFGAMMDAANGDDVRGQEMLQLMQQLVDSFGKESLEPVSTIQAIEQKMEEFNRMELAKAVNDLLLANYSNHPNKQVAAAIRESATSANKRLALIGNPLPLVGANLDGSPFDWSQYRGRYVLIDFWATWCGPCLAEIPNIQENFVKYRERGFEVVGVNLDEDPKALEAFFTKRQLPWTTVISNDPTKVGFENVNAVHCGVDGIPFLVLVDPEGKVIEINPRGERLGEVLESIFSQQAPAGGGAAAAAANAGGQPLR; this is encoded by the coding sequence ATGCGAAAGTTCCATTTCCTACCTTGGCTTCCCTACATGGCCGTTAGCAGCGCCGCTTGCGCCGTCTTGAGTTTCGCCGGTTGTGGCGGAGGTGGCGACGCGCCTGCCGCCAACGTTCCCGCCCCGGCCGCCAACAGCGCCGCCGACAATTCAACTCCGCCTGCGGCAACGCAGGCCGCCAATCCGGTTCGTCCGGCTCAAGTCTCGGCCCCGGCGACCGGCAATCCGGCCGCGACGCAAAATCCCAAGGCCGGCGGAACCAATCAGCTGGCGATGAAGCAGCCCGGTGACGGCGCGGCTCCTGTGATGCCGGCCCCGATCTCGGCCGCCGAACTGGACGCCCAGGTCGACATCAACAAGGTGCCGCAGAACGACCCGGTTGAACTGCTCAGATACATGAAGGCGGTTGGCGAAACGAGCTTCCCGAACACCGCCTCGCAGGAGGAGCTGCACGGCTTCGCCAACAAGGTTTACACCAACACTATGGAGGCGGCCGATCGTCTGTTGGCTCTGCCTAACGCCACCTCCGAGCAACGCCGCGACGCGCTGCAGTTCAAGTTCCATTCGTACGAAGTGTTGGCGAAGATCAATCCCGATCAGGCCGAAAAGCTGATCGCCGATCGGACCGCGCTGGCCCAAAAGCTGACGCAAGATCCGGATCGCATGATCCGCACCTTTGGCATGCTGTACATGTTTGAATACATGCTGCAGGACTTCGCCTCGGGCAAGCAAGAGCTGGGCAGCATGGTCAAAGAAGACGCCCTGGCGATCATCGGCGATCCGGCCGCCTCGACGCAGCACCTGCAAGTGGCGATGAACGCCGCCAACGTCTTTGGCCAGATGGGCCACTCCGACGTCGCGGTCGAGATCTTGACCAACGCTCGCCAGACGTTCGCCAGAAGCCAGGACAAGGAGCTGGCCGACGCCTCGGCTGGTCTGGACGATCATATCCTGCAGTGGAAGATCTTCGGCGCGATGATGGACGCTGCCAATGGCGACGACGTTCGCGGCCAAGAAATGTTGCAGCTGATGCAGCAACTGGTCGACTCGTTCGGCAAAGAGTCGCTCGAGCCGGTCTCCACGATCCAGGCGATCGAACAGAAGATGGAAGAGTTTAACCGGATGGAGCTGGCCAAGGCGGTCAACGACCTGCTGTTGGCGAACTACAGCAATCACCCGAACAAGCAAGTCGCCGCCGCGATTCGCGAAAGTGCGACCAGCGCCAACAAGCGTTTGGCTTTGATCGGCAATCCGCTGCCGCTGGTCGGGGCGAACCTCGATGGATCGCCGTTCGATTGGTCGCAGTATCGTGGTCGCTACGTGTTGATCGACTTCTGGGCGACCTGGTGCGGTCCGTGCCTGGCCGAGATTCCGAATATCCAGGAGAACTTCGTGAAGTATCGCGAACGGGGCTTTGAGGTGGTCGGCGTCAATCTGGATGAAGACCCCAAGGCGCTCGAAGCGTTCTTCACCAAGCGACAACTTCCCTGGACCACGGTGATCAGCAACGATCCGACCAAGGTTGGGTTTGAGAACGTCAACGCGGTCCACTGCGGCGTCGACGGCATTCCGTTTTTGGTGCTGGTCGATCCGGAAGGAAAAGTGATCGAAATCAATCCCCGCGGCGAACGCTTGGGCGAAGTGCTGGAAAGTATCTTTTCGCAGCAAGCTCCGGCGGGCGGAGGCGCGGCCGCTGCTGCGGCCAACGCCGGTGGCCAGCCGCTGCGTTAA
- a CDS encoding SDR family NAD(P)-dependent oxidoreductase: MTTKQEKLKSLFGNAAPVAVVTGSGADRVGKTVALTLAEQGYQIALHANGSIDEAEATAAELVDQGIESKAFAADLSDEAEIHALFESIHFYFGRIDVLVNTAAIWDSHPFEEVTAADFRQQFEVNAVGTFLCCQASGRRMIDQPHGGAIVNIGDWSVVRPYPDHAPYFASKGALPTLTRSLAVDLGTRNPSIRVNAILPGQVMQPEGTPQEQIDRDIERTLVKRQGKPDYVAHAALFLIENPFVTGVCLPVDGGRTIFANSDFGASS, translated from the coding sequence ATGACTACCAAGCAAGAGAAACTGAAGTCGCTGTTCGGCAACGCCGCCCCTGTCGCCGTGGTTACCGGCAGTGGCGCCGATCGCGTTGGCAAGACTGTAGCGCTGACGCTGGCCGAACAAGGGTACCAGATCGCGCTGCACGCCAATGGTTCGATCGACGAGGCGGAAGCGACTGCGGCCGAGTTGGTGGACCAAGGAATCGAGTCGAAAGCGTTCGCCGCCGATCTGTCGGACGAAGCGGAAATTCACGCCCTGTTCGAGAGCATTCACTTCTATTTCGGCCGGATCGACGTGCTGGTTAACACGGCGGCGATCTGGGATTCGCATCCGTTTGAGGAAGTCACCGCCGCCGATTTTCGCCAGCAGTTTGAAGTGAACGCGGTCGGCACGTTTCTCTGCTGCCAGGCGTCGGGACGGCGGATGATTGATCAGCCGCACGGCGGGGCGATCGTCAACATCGGCGATTGGTCGGTGGTGCGACCTTATCCGGACCATGCTCCCTACTTCGCGTCGAAGGGAGCGCTGCCGACGCTCACGCGCAGCCTGGCGGTCGATTTGGGGACGCGAAACCCCAGCATTCGGGTTAACGCCATCTTACCGGGCCAGGTAATGCAGCCCGAGGGAACGCCGCAGGAGCAAATCGACCGCGATATCGAGCGGACCCTGGTAAAACGCCAAGGAAAGCCCGACTATGTGGCGCATGCGGCGTTGTTTCTGATCGAAAACCCTTTCGTGACCGGAGTTTGCCTTCCGGTCGATGGGGGCCGCACGATCTTTGCGAACAGTGATTTTGGTGCTAGCAGTTAG
- a CDS encoding tetratricopeptide repeat protein: MTPAGALCAQRGDASKPNNSFFLGLGPLYAGEYSQALEFYDRGASTALVTANGRWVDSICYATMKGECYYQMGANAKALEQYNAAVLLYIQHSDWLMRISTDTVLAIGPVTNDRRASITWGPSARTTAIGKFPDTMLSLQGNSAAENKRVVNQGGTLMAQQYHPVRVTEIARCLALAISRRRQLLGPMGESDPLNKNLITALQRRSAPPNHWLGVFVEMQLGLAYATAGKLQEAIPAIQRNLTIGGQYDHPLTAIGLIELGRLALEQKNLEAAETYFTEATFPAIAFDQYDVAAEAFVELGSVQLVSKPKFISKQLVTAAAWRNFGKYDVLKASVMIALAEHYSSNGDVVKAGAALNEARRAMTRNDISKGRLGARYAYQLALMEYQRGNLIAGSAALRDAVAIQRNASPRIFQTILTNEWFAAGALTERSAQLLYDNLLREPTDSDWATDPLDTITYQLNPNGVALERWFYSALERKQPELALEIADRIRRIRYFATLPLGGREMALRWILNSPETSLSTDARLQRQDLLTKYPILKTSLDRAAEIQKALKQLPAQAVDKDQFFDQEKLLQELAQTTSVMETKLGEVALRRDRSSFLFPPLMTTKELRERLPEKQVVLAFFNSSGGVFAFLFTKQDYVYWKVENPAALKKETVELFRSLGLLKKDGPIDVDTLEDDAWKANSAKLLTTLMPTLKPTFFDDYEELVIVPDGPLWYVPFEMLHMEDGAGGSIALTEKIRIRYAPLASLSVPEVNQRRRPLLSAIVSGRLYVRDEPETTDYYYQQLSPAFANSARLDKKTPGPTSLLGKTWDNLVVMDDMEDIENLPYGWSLAQIDKGKPGSELGSWFPLPLATPQAVYLPGFHTAAEESLKRGGNGDEIFSAVMGTFSGGTQTLALSRWHSAGDAAIRMTAGIGARIEGMPASQAWQEAIAEIRDSPLDIAHEPRVRVLGELKPPAKASHPFFWADMMLIDTGIVPIDEDLP; this comes from the coding sequence ATGACGCCAGCTGGCGCCCTCTGCGCACAGCGCGGAGACGCTTCGAAACCAAACAACTCATTCTTCCTTGGTCTCGGTCCTCTCTATGCCGGCGAGTATTCGCAAGCGCTGGAGTTCTATGACCGGGGGGCGTCGACGGCGCTGGTAACGGCCAATGGTCGGTGGGTCGACTCAATCTGCTATGCGACGATGAAGGGAGAGTGCTATTACCAGATGGGCGCCAACGCCAAGGCGCTAGAACAATACAACGCCGCGGTTCTGCTTTACATTCAACACTCTGACTGGCTGATGCGGATCAGCACCGACACGGTCTTGGCGATCGGCCCGGTGACGAACGATCGCCGCGCGTCGATCACCTGGGGACCGTCCGCGCGAACGACGGCGATCGGCAAGTTCCCGGACACGATGCTCTCGCTGCAAGGGAATAGCGCCGCGGAGAATAAACGGGTCGTCAATCAAGGGGGGACCTTGATGGCGCAGCAATACCATCCGGTCCGGGTGACCGAGATCGCCCGCTGTCTGGCGCTAGCGATCAGTCGCCGGCGACAACTGTTGGGGCCGATGGGCGAAAGCGATCCGCTGAATAAGAACCTGATCACGGCGCTACAGCGGCGATCCGCCCCGCCGAATCACTGGCTTGGCGTCTTTGTCGAGATGCAGTTGGGCTTGGCTTACGCGACCGCCGGGAAACTTCAGGAAGCGATTCCAGCCATTCAGCGGAATTTGACGATCGGCGGACAGTATGACCACCCGCTGACGGCGATCGGGCTGATCGAGCTGGGCCGTCTGGCGCTCGAGCAAAAGAATCTGGAAGCGGCCGAGACCTACTTCACCGAGGCGACCTTTCCCGCGATCGCCTTTGACCAATACGACGTCGCCGCCGAGGCGTTCGTCGAACTGGGGAGCGTGCAGTTGGTCAGCAAGCCGAAGTTCATTTCCAAGCAATTGGTCACCGCGGCCGCTTGGCGAAACTTCGGCAAGTATGACGTCCTCAAGGCGTCGGTCATGATCGCACTAGCCGAACATTATTCGTCCAATGGCGATGTGGTTAAAGCGGGTGCGGCCCTCAACGAAGCGCGTCGCGCGATGACCCGCAACGACATCAGCAAAGGCCGCCTCGGCGCCCGGTACGCTTATCAGCTCGCCCTGATGGAATATCAGCGGGGTAACTTGATCGCCGGCAGTGCTGCGCTGCGTGATGCGGTCGCGATTCAGCGGAACGCGTCGCCCCGAATCTTTCAAACGATTCTGACCAACGAATGGTTCGCCGCCGGCGCCCTGACCGAACGCAGCGCCCAGCTGTTGTACGACAATCTGCTGCGGGAACCGACCGACTCGGACTGGGCGACCGATCCGCTCGATACGATCACCTACCAGCTCAATCCCAACGGAGTCGCCCTGGAGCGTTGGTTCTATTCGGCGCTGGAGCGCAAACAGCCGGAGCTGGCGCTGGAGATCGCCGATCGCATTCGCCGCATACGCTATTTCGCGACGTTGCCGCTGGGGGGCCGAGAAATGGCGCTGCGGTGGATTCTCAACTCGCCCGAGACCAGCTTGTCGACGGACGCTCGACTGCAGCGACAAGACTTGCTGACCAAGTATCCGATCCTCAAGACTTCGCTCGATCGCGCGGCGGAGATTCAGAAAGCGCTAAAGCAGTTGCCGGCGCAGGCGGTCGATAAAGATCAGTTCTTCGATCAAGAGAAGCTGCTGCAAGAGTTGGCCCAAACGACCTCGGTGATGGAGACCAAGCTAGGAGAAGTCGCCCTGCGCCGCGATCGCAGCTCGTTCCTCTTCCCGCCGCTGATGACGACCAAAGAACTGCGTGAGCGTCTGCCCGAGAAGCAGGTCGTGCTCGCTTTCTTCAATTCGTCCGGGGGCGTCTTCGCCTTCTTGTTCACCAAGCAAGATTACGTCTACTGGAAAGTTGAGAATCCCGCCGCCTTGAAAAAAGAGACGGTCGAGTTGTTTCGCTCGCTGGGGCTGCTGAAGAAGGATGGCCCGATCGATGTCGATACGCTGGAAGACGACGCTTGGAAGGCGAACTCGGCCAAGTTGTTAACCACGTTGATGCCGACGCTCAAACCGACGTTCTTCGACGACTACGAAGAACTGGTGATCGTGCCGGACGGACCGCTGTGGTATGTGCCGTTTGAAATGTTGCACATGGAAGATGGAGCTGGCGGATCAATCGCGCTGACCGAGAAGATCCGAATTCGCTACGCTCCGTTGGCGTCGCTCTCGGTTCCGGAAGTCAACCAGCGACGCCGCCCGTTGTTGTCGGCGATCGTTTCCGGGCGGCTCTACGTTCGCGACGAGCCGGAAACGACCGACTATTACTACCAGCAGTTGTCGCCGGCGTTTGCAAACTCGGCCCGGCTCGATAAGAAAACGCCCGGCCCGACTAGCTTGCTCGGCAAGACGTGGGACAACCTGGTGGTGATGGACGATATGGAAGACATTGAGAACCTGCCCTATGGCTGGTCGCTGGCCCAGATCGACAAAGGAAAGCCAGGCAGTGAGTTGGGGAGTTGGTTCCCACTGCCGCTGGCGACGCCGCAAGCGGTTTATCTGCCCGGTTTTCACACCGCTGCCGAAGAGAGCCTGAAGCGGGGCGGAAACGGCGACGAAATCTTCTCCGCCGTGATGGGGACTTTCTCTGGCGGAACGCAGACGTTGGCGCTCAGCCGTTGGCATAGCGCTGGCGATGCGGCGATTCGGATGACCGCTGGTATTGGCGCCCGAATCGAAGGGATGCCGGCGAGTCAGGCCTGGCAAGAGGCGATCGCCGAGATCCGCGACTCGCCGCTAGATATCGCTCACGAACCGCGCGTGCGAGTTCTAGGAGAGTTGAAGCCGCCCGCGAAAGCGAGTCATCCGTTCTTCTGGGCCGATATGATGTTGATCGACACCGGCATTGTGCCGATCGACGAAGACCTGCCGTAG
- a CDS encoding transglutaminase-like domain-containing protein: protein MRTSLIGLLAWIALSTTAAAQFEQAGGQRKMLTGDDVTLQRIEVGFKLQVSGLAQGIVATFPVPTDWPEQTVRLVEKKLVNVKESDIKFNMLGETKQAQILIRALSPHEQAEAILVYEVARRNVIKPSEPEKLTAPAVRDIDRSMRVYLNPGPAIESNHSKITKLSAELTPPGGTDWDKLDAFYDYIHEHVQYENGPLKGAVAALEEGRGDCEEMTALFVALCRAAKIPARTVWVPGHCYPEVYLQPEIGDPRWVIAEMTNQFPLGESPETRPILQKGDNFRVQGSRRPEHYVKPTMSIKNYNGSTPPVVQWFPPPGVEPTAPTN, encoded by the coding sequence ATGCGTACGTCGTTAATCGGACTGCTCGCGTGGATCGCGCTCTCGACCACCGCCGCCGCTCAATTTGAACAGGCCGGCGGTCAGCGGAAGATGCTGACCGGCGACGATGTGACCCTGCAGCGCATCGAGGTCGGCTTCAAGCTACAGGTCTCGGGACTGGCGCAAGGGATCGTGGCGACCTTCCCCGTTCCGACCGACTGGCCGGAACAGACGGTTCGCCTGGTCGAGAAAAAACTGGTCAATGTCAAAGAGTCGGATATCAAATTCAACATGCTGGGCGAAACGAAGCAGGCCCAGATCTTGATCCGGGCCCTCTCGCCGCACGAACAAGCCGAGGCGATTCTCGTTTACGAAGTTGCTCGGCGAAATGTGATCAAGCCGTCCGAGCCGGAAAAGCTAACGGCGCCGGCGGTTCGCGACATTGATCGCAGTATGCGGGTTTATCTCAATCCTGGGCCGGCGATCGAAAGCAACCACTCGAAGATCACGAAGCTGTCGGCCGAACTAACGCCCCCTGGCGGAACCGACTGGGACAAGCTGGACGCCTTCTATGACTACATTCACGAGCATGTCCAATACGAGAACGGACCGCTCAAAGGCGCCGTCGCAGCCCTGGAAGAAGGTCGCGGCGATTGCGAAGAGATGACCGCGTTGTTTGTCGCCCTTTGCCGCGCCGCCAAGATCCCGGCGCGAACCGTCTGGGTGCCGGGACATTGTTATCCCGAGGTTTACCTGCAGCCGGAGATCGGCGATCCGCGCTGGGTCATCGCCGAGATGACCAATCAGTTTCCGCTGGGCGAATCGCCCGAGACCCGCCCCATCTTGCAGAAAGGGGACAACTTCCGCGTGCAAGGAAGTCGCCGGCCGGAACACTACGTCAAGCCGACGATGTCGATCAAGAACTACAACGGAAGCACGCCCCCGGTCGTCCAGTGGTTCCCACCGCCTGGCGTCGAACCAACCGCACCAACGAATTAA
- a CDS encoding MBL fold metallo-hydrolase RNA specificity domain-containing protein, with product MAKITFHGAAGTVTGSKYLIEAGQAKVLVDCGLFQGMKQLRLLNWKQLPFAASSVDAVVLTHAHIDHIGFLPRFVRDGFRRKVVCTPATKELAKLLLLDSAKNQKRDAAYLNRKHLTKHSPALPLYDVKDARRALHRLKAVARGEWHELSDPIWVRFHDAGHLLGSNMIEMEIRDRDPPLRLLFSGDVGRYDAPLYFDPSPPPPCDYLICESTYGDRDHPDEDVLEILAEKVNQAYARGGVMLFAAFAVGRSQQLIYLLQVLMHEGRIPKIPIFLDSPMAVDATRIFRTFSKDHDLSEGELAPPNSVLDGPNVELVREHNRSKQLNNVKGPAVIISSSGMMTGGRILFHLKRRLPDPKNTILLGGYMAAGTRGRDLQRGRPTIRIHGWDVPVRAAIDSVSGLSGHAGRSELLRWLKDLPKPKKTFITHGEPDSAESFAAALRDQYQFETVIPQLGESFELGE from the coding sequence ATGGCGAAAATCACTTTTCACGGCGCCGCCGGAACGGTTACCGGTTCGAAGTACCTGATCGAAGCGGGCCAGGCCAAAGTGCTGGTCGACTGCGGTTTGTTCCAAGGGATGAAGCAACTGCGGTTGCTCAATTGGAAGCAATTGCCGTTTGCGGCCAGTTCGGTCGACGCCGTCGTTTTGACGCATGCCCACATCGACCACATCGGATTCTTGCCGCGGTTTGTCCGCGATGGGTTTCGCCGCAAGGTGGTTTGTACGCCGGCGACCAAAGAACTGGCCAAGCTGCTGTTGCTCGATTCGGCGAAGAACCAAAAGCGAGACGCCGCCTATCTGAATCGCAAGCATCTCACCAAGCACTCGCCGGCGCTGCCGCTGTACGATGTGAAAGATGCCCGGCGAGCGCTTCACCGATTAAAGGCGGTTGCGCGGGGAGAGTGGCATGAGCTGAGCGATCCGATCTGGGTGCGGTTTCATGACGCCGGGCACTTGCTCGGCTCAAACATGATCGAGATGGAAATCCGTGATCGTGATCCGCCGCTGCGGCTGTTGTTCTCCGGCGACGTTGGACGCTACGACGCGCCCCTTTACTTTGATCCCTCACCGCCGCCGCCGTGCGATTACTTGATTTGCGAAAGCACCTATGGCGATCGCGATCATCCGGACGAGGATGTGCTGGAGATCCTGGCCGAGAAGGTCAATCAGGCGTATGCCCGCGGCGGCGTCATGCTGTTCGCCGCGTTCGCCGTGGGGCGCAGTCAGCAGTTGATTTACCTGCTGCAAGTCTTGATGCACGAGGGGCGGATTCCAAAAATTCCGATCTTCCTCGACAGCCCAATGGCGGTCGACGCGACTAGGATCTTCCGCACTTTCTCGAAGGATCACGATCTGAGCGAAGGAGAGCTGGCGCCGCCCAATAGCGTGCTCGACGGGCCGAATGTCGAACTGGTCCGCGAGCACAACCGCTCGAAACAGCTGAACAACGTCAAGGGACCGGCGGTGATCATCTCCTCGTCCGGCATGATGACCGGCGGGCGAATCTTGTTTCACTTGAAGCGGCGGCTTCCCGATCCAAAAAACACGATCTTACTGGGGGGCTACATGGCGGCTGGTACCCGCGGACGCGATTTGCAGCGGGGGCGGCCGACGATCCGCATTCATGGCTGGGATGTGCCGGTCCGTGCGGCGATCGATAGCGTCTCGGGACTGAGCGGTCACGCTGGCCGTAGCGAGCTCTTGCGGTGGCTAAAGGATCTGCCCAAGCCCAAAAAGACGTTCATCACGCATGGCGAGCCTGACAGCGCAGAATCGTTCGCCGCCGCATTACGCGATCAATATCAATTTGAAACGGTGATCCCACAGTTGGGCGAGTCGTTCGAGCTAGGAGAGTAG
- a CDS encoding transglutaminase-like domain-containing protein produces MRQVPPFAVVALLLLTNSQLLAQFEAVQPSESKNAPILGEARTSKYQVGMTIEAVGGDCVGLYGTIPVPADWPEQTVRLIDEEVSNEARIGYRMLENSVKQMMVSIPALRRGSTGGAVITLEVETRSAQPPVDLTGVKIPKRPPSDIRRYLGSSPSIESRHSSIRKQARKIVADVDGDWRKVEAIYDWVRENISYESQRPTTAVTALRKGTGDFEDLTGLFIALCRAADIPARTVWVPGSSYAEFYLEDANEEGHWYPAQVAGPRAFGYMPDPRPILQKGDNFRVPEKTEPVRFVAEYLTGKKSPNGGRPQVTFIREEPGN; encoded by the coding sequence GTGCGACAAGTCCCCCCCTTCGCCGTCGTCGCTCTGTTGCTGCTTACCAATTCGCAACTGCTGGCCCAATTCGAAGCGGTTCAGCCCTCCGAATCGAAAAACGCTCCGATCTTGGGCGAGGCTCGCACCAGCAAATACCAAGTCGGCATGACGATCGAAGCGGTCGGCGGCGATTGCGTCGGCCTGTATGGCACGATCCCGGTTCCGGCCGACTGGCCCGAGCAAACCGTTCGTCTGATCGACGAAGAGGTCTCCAACGAAGCCCGCATCGGCTATCGCATGCTTGAGAACTCGGTCAAACAAATGATGGTCAGCATCCCGGCGCTCCGCCGCGGTTCGACCGGCGGCGCAGTAATCACCCTAGAAGTCGAAACTCGTTCGGCGCAACCGCCGGTCGACCTGACCGGCGTCAAGATTCCGAAACGTCCCCCATCCGACATTCGTCGCTATCTCGGTTCGAGCCCCAGCATCGAATCGCGTCATAGTTCGATTCGCAAGCAGGCCCGCAAGATTGTCGCCGATGTCGATGGCGACTGGCGGAAGGTCGAGGCGATTTACGACTGGGTTCGCGAAAACATTTCGTACGAAAGCCAACGGCCGACGACCGCCGTCACGGCGCTCCGCAAAGGTACCGGCGACTTTGAAGATTTGACCGGCCTGTTTATCGCCCTCTGCCGCGCCGCCGATATTCCGGCGCGTACCGTCTGGGTGCCGGGCAGCAGTTACGCCGAGTTCTACCTGGAAGACGCCAACGAAGAAGGTCACTGGTACCCGGCTCAAGTCGCTGGCCCCCGGGCTTTCGGCTACATGCCCGATCCACGTCCGATCTTGCAGAAGGGAGACAACTTCCGCGTGCCTGAGAAAACGGAACCGGTTCGCTTTGTCGCCGAATACCTGACCGGCAAGAAGAGTCCCAATGGCGGCCGCCCCCAGGTGACGTTCATTCGCGAAGAGCCAGGGAACTAA